TATTTTTTTAACTCGTCGGCTTTTAAGTTCCTGAGTGTTAATCCAATATTCTCAAGTTTAATTTGCTCCGAAGACGAATTATCTTCCTTTTCAGGTCGGTCTGAATTGTCTTTCACAGCAACATTGTCATCACCTCTTGGTTTGAGAGTGACGGTTCTTTCAATTTCCTTGTTGTCTCTCCAGATGGTAAGAACAACTTTTGAACCCGCACTCTTACCCGCAACATGACTTTGTAAAGTATTGGGTGCATTAACTTCCTTACCGTCTATCTTCAGGATCACATCACCTTTTTTGATGTCGGCATCTGATGCAGAACCACCCTCAACAACTTTTTCGATAATCACACCTGTTGGCCTGCTTAATCCAAGTGATTTGGCAAGTGCCGCATCCACTTCCCTGATTTGTACTCCAATGTAACCTCTGCTAACCTTGCCGTTTGCAATGAGATCTTTTGCAACAGTCTGAGCCAGGTTTATCGGTATGGCAAAGCCATATCCTATGTATGTTCCCGTTCTGGTGGCAATGGCTGTATTAACTCCAATTACTGCACCATTTAAATCGACAAGGGCTCCACCGCTGTTTCCGGGGTTGATAACCGCATCTGTCTGAATGAAATTTTCCACACCATAACTGTCGTTGATTAACCGGAGAGAACCTCTGTTCAATGCACTTATGATTCCGGCTGTCACAGTCGAAGAAAGTGAAAGCGGATTACCAATTGCCATTACCCACTGACCAACTTTGAGACCGTCACTGTTTCCAAGGTAGGCGGCAGGAAGATTTGTCGCATTAATCTTTATTACTCCAAGGTCTGTCAACGGATCTGTACCGATTACCTTGGCTTCAAACTTCCTTCTGTCGTTGAGAATTACCTCAACCCGTTTTGCATTCTCCACCACATGATTATTGGTGAGAATGTAACCGTCGTTGCTGATGATGATACCACTTCCTGAACCCTCCGATTCTTTCGGAGAACCATCCATATCACCGAATGGAAAGAAATCAAAGCCCTGTCCTTTCTTTGCTTCAGCAACTACATTGATTTGGACAATCGAAGGAGTGACCTTTTCAGACACTTCAATAAACGCCTGACTGAAATTGTTTAGCTCAGCATTTGGCATTACCGGCGACTTGTCGGCTCCAAGCTTTACATCAGCGAGACCGGGTTTCACCCATCCGAAGCCTGAAACCAAAACCGCTCCAAAAAGAATTCCGAGTACTACAAGGGCAACTGCCCCAAGAACGCTCTTTCCTCTCATTTTCTAATCCTACTGTTTAATTGTTAAATAGATAACCAGGAAGTAAGTTTTTATCTATAAATCTCCTAATATTTTTAATGCTTTTAAGCCTTTAAAAGTTTCAAAATGGGTTCGTGTATAAGTCTCAAGTAAATTTAACAACTGCCTGACTGATTTTGATTCGAAATTGTCAACCGGTTTACCGCTATTTAGACAGAAAAGGAGACCATAAAGTTCCATGGAAATATGTATGCCCCTTCTTTTTTCAAACGCACATTTTTCGCATAAAATTCCAAATCCGGAATCAAATCTCACTCCCGTATCTTTTGAAATTTCACAACCGCATGAAGAACAGGTCTGCGAATGGATACCCACACCTGACTCATCGAGGATGAACAGAAAATATCTGAGCAACAGTATCAGGGAAGGCTCTTTTTTGGAGTCCATCAACCTGATAATTTTTTCCGTCCCTCTAAAAAGTCTGTCGTTCTCTTCGTGAGGTGGAGTAAGTTCTTTCAAAAGTTCGATGACTGAAGTCGCGCAACTTATTGCCTCAAGATCGGTCATTATTTCCTTGGGATGAAAAATCAGTTCGGCGGAGTTGATTGTATAGAGTTCTCTTCCCTCTTTGTCATAATAGAAAAGCTCAACAAGATTAAGGACATCTGTGGCAAGTCCTGATTTCGATTTGATGTTTCTTGCCCCTTTTACCAATCCGCTGATTTTTCCTGAAGTTTTGGTGTAAAAACTGATTATGTTGCTTGAATCACTGAACTTCAACCTCGAAAGAACAATAGCCTCGGTTTTTACAAGACTGTTTCCCATTATCTAAAGCTGTAAGGAAATTTGAAAATACCTTTTTCGGTGATTATACCGGTAATGTTTTCTGAAGGAGTGATGTCGAAGGATGGATTGAAACTGTTAAAATTGAGAGAAGTGTAACCCGATGAAAGATACTGAACAAGTTCCATTGGTGATCTTTCCTCAACCGGAATATCGGAGAATCCCGACGCCACGGGATCAATGGTTGTCGATGGTGCGGCGATGTAGAAAGGAACTTTGTATTCCTTGCACAACACTGACAGGGTAAAAGTACCTAGTTTATTCGCTGAATCGCCGTTGGATGCAATACGGTCGGCTCCAGTGATCACAAGATCGATTTTACCATCCCTGATCAGGACTCCCGCGGCTGAATCCGGAATGATGCTGAAAGGAATTCCATTTTTGGAAAGTTCGTATGAAGTGAGTCTCAAGCCCTGAAAAAGAGGTCTGGTTTCATCAGCATAGACATGTTGTATGAGTTCACTTTCAAATCCCCTTTGTATCACTCCGAAAGCAGTTCCGATTCCACCTGTCGCAAGCCTGCCTGTATTGCAATGCGTAAGAACTGTCGATCTCCCTTTGAATATTTCGAGACCGTTGTTTGCAATTTGCTCACACATCATTTCATCCTCGGAATGAATGCGCTCTGCTTCCAAAAGGAGGTTATGAAAATTCCTCTCCTGAACGGGCAGATCGAAACAAAATTTTTTCATTCTCTGCAGACAGTTGAAAAGATTTACAGCTGTGGGTCTTGTGGAGGCGAGTAATTGAAAAGCGGAATGAAAAACCTGCTCTGAAAAACCACCTTTAACTGACAGAGCCAAAGCGTAGGCGGCTGCAATTCCAATCAAGGGTGCTCCCCGGATCTCAAGCCGTTTTATGGCTTCTGCAACTCTTTCCGGGTTGTCAGTATGGATATATTCTTCAGAAGATGGCAGCTTTGTTTGATCGAGAAACAAAAGCCTGCCATCATGAAATTTTATGGAAAACCAGGAATCAGATCTCATCAAATCTTGAAATCGTCAAAAATTCCCTGTACCTGTCCTGAATCCGCAAATAGGAAAGATTTTCAAGAGCCTCTGTACTGAACTGTTCAACACAAAATGATGCCATGGTACTGCCGTAAACGACCGCCCTCTTGATGTTCGAAGGACTTAAATCCTGGGTTTTGTGCAGATATCCAATAAATCCTCCGGCAAAAGAGTCACCGGCTCCGGTTGGATCATTTATCATTTCAAGCGGGTATGCAGGTGCCGAGAACACAACATCCTCAGTGAAAAGCAGTGCACCGTGTTCGCCTTTTTTGATTATCAGAATTTTTGCACCCATTTCCCTGATAATCTTGGCAGCTTTAATCAGGTTTGGTTCCTGCGCTAAAAGCCTTGCTTCCGAATCATTTATGATTAACACATCACTTCTTTTGAGAACTTCGGCAAGCACATCTTTCTTTCCTTCAATCCAGTAATTCATGGTATCACAGACCACAAACTGTGGATTTTCGAGCTGGTCAAGCACTCTTAACTGAAGAACAGGATCGATATTCCCAAGACAAATGTATGAGGATTTTCTCAGTTTGTCGGGGATTACAGGATTGAAAGATTCAAACACATTTAACTCGGTCAGAAGTGTATCCCGTGTGTTCAGATCATAATGGTATTTGCCTGCCCATCTGAAAGTTTTTCCCCCTTCAACCACCTGCATTCCTGTCAAATTGACATTATGAGATTCCAACAGATCAAAATACTTTTTGGGGAAATCATCTCCCACCACACCAACTATGTATGCAGGTGCGGTAAAATAACTTGCTGCCAGTGAAATATATGTGGCAGAACCTCCAAGTGCATTATCAACAGACTTGAAAGGGGTGGATACGGAATCAAAGGCGACGGAACCGACTATTAATAGGCTCAAATCTAACTCCTCATTATAAATGTGTGCGAGCGAAAATAAAAAAACTTAACCTTGTAATTAAACAAAATTTCTGCTCTAAATCAACTTAACCGGATCAAAATAGATTTTTTCATCTTTTGCCTTATTCATTATAAGCTCTGCCGACTTTCGTTGGCCGGGCCAGGCTAGCAATGGAAGTGCCACCTCAAGCGAACACCACATATATTCGTCATGCTCATCGGACAGGACTACTTCTACATTTTTATCCACCTTTCCGGCAAATACCGGAATAAGACTTACGGAATCATTCGCAGGATTGTAAAACGAATTTACATTTGGCACAACGAAAAACTGATCAGGGGTAATCCCGGTCTCCTCTTTTATCTCCCGAAGTGCCGCCTCCCAGGCTTTTTCACCTTCATGCATTCTACCCGTCACAGGCTGCCACACACCGGGATAAACTTCCTCTGTCTGTGACCTTCGCAATAAAAGCAGTTCATGTTTTTCTCCCGAACTCCTGAAAATGTGGGCTTCTACTATATCATCAATGATTTTCATTTTGTCTCCTAAAAAAATGCTCTGACCTCTGCCCTTGCTGAATGAATTACCCTTCCGCCTCCCAGGGAACGACCGTCATATCCCAAAGTACTTTGAAGGTTGGTTGATATCCTGTAATCAAAATTAAGCCTCCAGTAATAATTTTTCCCCACGAGATTACCATTGGTCAACTCAAATGGAAGGAAGTTTTCAGTATCGTTTTTAATGATTTCCACCCGTTCAACTTCAAATCTGACTCTTCCGGTCCCGGCAAATGAAAAATTGACTCTTAATATCTGACTGTTGGTCCTCAATTCCGTCGGAGTAGCCGGGTACTCGTCTTTCGTAACACCGGTCTTAATTATAAATCCCGTCTCAATATAATTTTCGGGTCTGTAAGAAAAATCGAGAACAAAATCTGTAGAATTAATCTTCCGGTTACGAAGCGAAGC
This Bacteroidota bacterium DNA region includes the following protein-coding sequences:
- a CDS encoding PfkB family carbohydrate kinase, with amino-acid sequence MSLLIVGSVAFDSVSTPFKSVDNALGGSATYISLAASYFTAPAYIVGVVGDDFPKKYFDLLESHNVNLTGMQVVEGGKTFRWAGKYHYDLNTRDTLLTELNVFESFNPVIPDKLRKSSYICLGNIDPVLQLRVLDQLENPQFVVCDTMNYWIEGKKDVLAEVLKRSDVLIINDSEARLLAQEPNLIKAAKIIREMGAKILIIKKGEHGALLFTEDVVFSAPAYPLEMINDPTGAGDSFAGGFIGYLHKTQDLSPSNIKRAVVYGSTMASFCVEQFSTEALENLSYLRIQDRYREFLTISRFDEI
- a CDS encoding NUDIX domain-containing protein encodes the protein MKIIDDIVEAHIFRSSGEKHELLLLRRSQTEEVYPGVWQPVTGRMHEGEKAWEAALREIKEETGITPDQFFVVPNVNSFYNPANDSVSLIPVFAGKVDKNVEVVLSDEHDEYMWCSLEVALPLLAWPGQRKSAELIMNKAKDEKIYFDPVKLI
- a CDS encoding Do family serine endopeptidase, which gives rise to MRGKSVLGAVALVVLGILFGAVLVSGFGWVKPGLADVKLGADKSPVMPNAELNNFSQAFIEVSEKVTPSIVQINVVAEAKKGQGFDFFPFGDMDGSPKESEGSGSGIIISNDGYILTNNHVVENAKRVEVILNDRRKFEAKVIGTDPLTDLGVIKINATNLPAAYLGNSDGLKVGQWVMAIGNPLSLSSTVTAGIISALNRGSLRLINDSYGVENFIQTDAVINPGNSGGALVDLNGAVIGVNTAIATRTGTYIGYGFAIPINLAQTVAKDLIANGKVSRGYIGVQIREVDAALAKSLGLSRPTGVIIEKVVEGGSASDADIKKGDVILKIDGKEVNAPNTLQSHVAGKSAGSKVVLTIWRDNKEIERTVTLKPRGDDNVAVKDNSDRPEKEDNSSSEQIKLENIGLTLRNLKADELKKYKLDNGVFIADVKPYSLAYDQGLGRGLVITRADRKDVSTVADIEKIFKSSKGRAVLLEVADNQGNSRYVGIEIPD
- the recO gene encoding DNA repair protein RecO yields the protein MGNSLVKTEAIVLSRLKFSDSSNIISFYTKTSGKISGLVKGARNIKSKSGLATDVLNLVELFYYDKEGRELYTINSAELIFHPKEIMTDLEAISCATSVIELLKELTPPHEENDRLFRGTEKIIRLMDSKKEPSLILLLRYFLFILDESGVGIHSQTCSSCGCEISKDTGVRFDSGFGILCEKCAFEKRRGIHISMELYGLLFCLNSGKPVDNFESKSVRQLLNLLETYTRTHFETFKGLKALKILGDL
- the mtnA gene encoding S-methyl-5-thioribose-1-phosphate isomerase, whose translation is MRSDSWFSIKFHDGRLLFLDQTKLPSSEEYIHTDNPERVAEAIKRLEIRGAPLIGIAAAYALALSVKGGFSEQVFHSAFQLLASTRPTAVNLFNCLQRMKKFCFDLPVQERNFHNLLLEAERIHSEDEMMCEQIANNGLEIFKGRSTVLTHCNTGRLATGGIGTAFGVIQRGFESELIQHVYADETRPLFQGLRLTSYELSKNGIPFSIIPDSAAGVLIRDGKIDLVITGADRIASNGDSANKLGTFTLSVLCKEYKVPFYIAAPSTTIDPVASGFSDIPVEERSPMELVQYLSSGYTSLNFNSFNPSFDITPSENITGIITEKGIFKFPYSFR